In one window of Candidatus Omnitrophota bacterium DNA:
- the purB gene encoding adenylosuccinate lyase — protein MIERYSLAKMKSIWQEEFKFKTMLAIEILALEAYAAKKIVPPQAVKRIKQKAKFNLSEIRKIEEKTQHDVVAFVSNVAQYIGKDAQYLHMGLTSSDILDTTLGVQIKSASDILIEDLEKLLKVLAKKARTYKDMACIGRTHGVHAEPTTFGLKLALWFDESRRNLARLKSAKEGACLGKLSGAVGTYSNIEPYVEAYVCKKLGLEPVNIATQVIQRDVYAQYMATLAVIGASLEKFATEIRHLQKTEVLEVEEPFGKGQKGSSAMPHKRNPVICERICGLARLLRANAQVALENVALWHERDISHSSVERIIFPDSTLALDYMLNKFTEVVSGMKVYPDNMLANLAKTGGLIFSQRVLIALMNKGLERTKAYDLVQQAAMQTWKGSGNFKDNLLALPQAAKYLGSKEMDKLFDLDFYLRNVNKIFVKVGL, from the coding sequence ATGATTGAGCGTTACAGCCTGGCGAAAATGAAGAGTATCTGGCAGGAGGAGTTTAAGTTTAAGACTATGCTTGCCATCGAGATACTCGCGCTTGAGGCTTACGCTGCCAAAAAAATCGTCCCGCCGCAAGCAGTAAAACGCATCAAACAAAAAGCCAAATTTAACCTGTCTGAAATCCGGAAAATCGAAGAGAAGACACAACATGATGTTGTGGCGTTTGTTTCCAATGTAGCCCAATATATAGGTAAAGACGCCCAATACCTGCATATGGGCCTGACCTCCTCCGATATCTTGGATACTACCCTAGGCGTGCAAATAAAAAGTGCTTCTGATATATTAATCGAAGATTTAGAAAAATTACTCAAAGTTTTGGCAAAGAAAGCTAGAACTTATAAAGATATGGCTTGTATCGGCCGCACGCATGGGGTGCATGCTGAGCCGACAACCTTTGGTTTAAAGCTGGCGCTCTGGTTTGATGAAAGCAGACGGAATTTAGCCCGGTTAAAATCCGCCAAAGAAGGGGCTTGCTTAGGAAAATTATCCGGAGCAGTCGGCACCTATTCCAATATTGAGCCTTATGTTGAAGCTTATGTCTGTAAGAAACTTGGCCTTGAGCCGGTGAATATTGCCACACAGGTAATACAACGGGATGTATACGCACAATATATGGCCACTCTGGCGGTAATCGGCGCCTCATTAGAAAAATTCGCTACTGAAATCAGGCACCTGCAGAAGACCGAAGTTTTAGAAGTTGAAGAACCATTTGGCAAAGGGCAGAAGGGATCCAGCGCTATGCCGCATAAACGCAATCCGGTAATCTGCGAACGTATCTGCGGTTTAGCCCGCCTCTTGCGCGCCAATGCCCAGGTGGCATTAGAAAATGTGGCGCTTTGGCATGAACGCGATATCAGCCACTCTTCGGTTGAGCGGATAATTTTTCCGGATTCCACTTTAGCCTTGGATTATATGCTGAATAAATTTACGGAAGTAGTTTCCGGGATGAAGGTCTATCCGGATAATATGCTGGCTAACCTTGCCAAAACAGGCGGCCTGATTTTTTCACAGCGTGTTTTGATTGCTTTAATGAATAAAGGCTTAGAAAGAACCAAGGCCTATGATCTGGTGCAGCAGGCAGCCATGCAAACCTGGAAGGGCTCCGGTAATTTTAAGGATAACCTTTTAGCTTTACCGCAAGCCGCCAAATATTTAGGTTCCAAAGAAATGGATAAGCTATTCGATTTGGATTTTTACTTACGCAACGTTAATAAAATCTTTGTGAAGGTCGGATTATAA
- a CDS encoding ferredoxin — translation MSKVTVDASTCVGCGLCEQSCPDVFEVQGDGIAHVKAQTCASCNLQEVADSCPVNAIKVS, via the coding sequence ATGTCAAAGGTCACGGTTGATGCTTCTACTTGCGTAGGATGCGGTTTATGCGAGCAGTCATGCCCGGATGTTTTTGAAGTGCAGGGTGACGGGATTGCCCATGTTAAGGCGCAAACTTGCGCAAGCTGTAATTTACAGGAAGTAGCCGATTCTTGCCCGGTTAACGCAATAAAAGTAAGCTAA
- a CDS encoding 4Fe-4S binding protein: MFGPLTVNPAKSKGSKTGSWRTLLRPHYLHKNCIACRMCLMICPEGCVRGKEKNSFSVDYTYCKGCGLCADICPKKDIEMVSEESKEEGK, encoded by the coding sequence ATGTTCGGACCGTTAACCGTAAATCCGGCAAAAAGTAAAGGCAGCAAGACCGGCAGTTGGAGGACTTTGCTGCGGCCGCATTATTTACATAAGAATTGTATTGCCTGCAGGATGTGTTTAATGATCTGCCCGGAGGGTTGCGTGCGCGGAAAAGAGAAGAATTCTTTTTCGGTAGATTATACTTATTGCAAGGGCTGCGGGTTATGCGCGGATATCTGTCCGAAAAAAGATATTGAGATGGTTTCAGAAGAATCAAAAGAAGAGGGCAAATGA
- the purQ gene encoding phosphoribosylformylglycinamidine synthase I, with the protein MLTPKVCVLRSAGTNCDQETAAAFKIAGAKIELLHINSLVRGVRTLDDFRILALPGGFSYGDDIASGKIFANELRFKLADSLRKFIDDGKLIIGICNGFQILVKSGLLPSSVESKQETSLIINDSGKFEDRWVYLKPAGRCVWTKGLGKIIYLPVAHGEGKFVTQDKNVLNRLEKNKQIVFQYCDVQGKLSGYPDNPNGSTENIAGICDETGRILGLMPHPERHIFSVQHPRNWNLKSKAGDGLEIFKNGVKYVKEKL; encoded by the coding sequence ATGCTAACGCCTAAAGTTTGTGTTTTAAGAAGCGCGGGGACTAATTGTGATCAGGAAACTGCCGCGGCATTTAAGATCGCCGGAGCAAAGATTGAATTATTACATATTAATAGTTTGGTTCGCGGCGTAAGAACCCTCGATGATTTCCGTATTTTGGCTCTGCCCGGAGGCTTTAGCTACGGTGATGATATTGCCTCAGGAAAAATATTTGCCAATGAATTAAGATTTAAACTAGCCGATTCATTGCGTAAATTTATCGATGATGGCAAATTGATTATTGGCATCTGTAACGGTTTTCAAATTTTGGTTAAGAGCGGCTTATTACCATCCAGCGTAGAATCAAAGCAGGAAACGAGTTTAATTATCAATGATTCCGGAAAGTTCGAGGATCGTTGGGTATATTTAAAACCCGCCGGACGATGTGTCTGGACCAAGGGCCTGGGAAAAATAATTTATCTGCCGGTTGCCCACGGAGAAGGAAAATTCGTAACGCAGGATAAAAATGTTTTAAACAGATTGGAGAAAAATAAACAAATTGTTTTTCAATATTGCGACGTCCAAGGGAAATTATCCGGATATCCGGATAATCCCAATGGCTCAACTGAAAATATCGCCGGCATCTGCGATGAAACCGGCAGGATTTTAGGTTTGATGCCGCATCCGGAGCGGCATATCTTCAGCGTCCAGCATCCGCGCAATTGGAATTTAAAATCTAAAGCAGGAGACGGCTTAGAAATTTTTAAGAATGGGGTGAAATATGTTAAAGAAAAGTTATAG
- the porA gene encoding pyruvate ferredoxin oxidoreductase, translated as MKEFVEGSHAIAEIIKATAPGVISAYPITPQTHIVEDLAQMVANKELNSQFVNVESEHSAASVVLGGSATGVRVYTATSSQGLFYMQEVVFNIAGMRLPVVMTCANRAISAPINIWNDQQDSISLRDAGWFQIYAEDNQEVVDFHLIAYRLAEDKRVMLPVMVCMDGFILTHGMETVDIPEQEKVNKFLPAYKPLYKLDTAEPISMGLLADPDYYMETRFAIQETMKESVGYLSEISKEFNAVFGRDYQDLLVEEYQTKDAEKVIVAMGSVCGTIKEVVDEQRAKGKKVGLLRIITYRPFPYARVYEALKNVPKVAVLDKAVSLGAYAPIAVEMKAAFYGKKKGPKVVSSFVAGLGGRDITLESIHEVFRRLTVKEVNSDFIDLKPELLKEEYGE; from the coding sequence ATGAAAGAATTTGTAGAGGGATCACACGCGATAGCGGAAATTATCAAGGCGACTGCGCCCGGTGTAATCTCGGCTTATCCAATAACACCTCAAACGCATATTGTTGAAGACCTTGCGCAGATGGTGGCTAACAAAGAACTTAATTCGCAATTTGTGAACGTGGAAAGCGAGCATTCCGCAGCTTCTGTAGTCTTAGGAGGTTCGGCAACCGGAGTGCGCGTTTATACCGCTACCAGCTCTCAAGGGTTATTCTATATGCAGGAGGTGGTTTTTAATATTGCCGGAATGCGCCTGCCGGTGGTCATGACCTGCGCCAATCGCGCCATAAGCGCTCCCATAAACATTTGGAACGACCAGCAGGATTCCATATCTTTGCGTGATGCCGGATGGTTTCAGATTTACGCCGAGGATAATCAGGAGGTGGTTGATTTCCACCTGATCGCCTACCGCTTGGCCGAAGATAAACGGGTAATGCTTCCGGTGATGGTTTGTATGGATGGTTTTATCCTGACCCACGGGATGGAAACAGTGGATATCCCCGAACAGGAGAAAGTAAATAAATTTTTACCGGCGTATAAGCCTTTGTACAAATTAGACACGGCCGAGCCGATTTCTATGGGGCTTTTGGCTGATCCGGATTATTATATGGAGACGCGTTTTGCCATCCAGGAAACGATGAAAGAATCAGTCGGGTATTTATCCGAAATAAGCAAAGAGTTTAATGCTGTTTTTGGCAGGGATTACCAGGATTTACTGGTTGAAGAATATCAGACCAAAGACGCTGAAAAAGTGATTGTGGCCATGGGTTCGGTCTGCGGCACGATCAAAGAAGTGGTTGATGAACAGCGCGCAAAAGGCAAAAAAGTCGGGCTCTTACGGATTATAACCTATCGGCCTTTTCCTTACGCCAGGGTTTATGAAGCTTTAAAGAATGTGCCCAAAGTAGCGGTTTTAGATAAAGCTGTTTCTTTGGGGGCTTATGCGCCGATTGCCGTGGAGATGAAAGCCGCCTTCTATGGCAAGAAAAAAGGTCCCAAAGTAGTCAGCAGTTTTGTCGCCGGCCTTGGCGGAAGAGATATAACCCTGGAATCTATCCATGAAGTATTTAGAAGGCTTACGGTTAAGGAAGTTAATTCTGATTTCATCGACTTAAAACCAGAGTTACTCAAGGAAGAATATGGAGAATAG
- a CDS encoding thiamine pyrophosphate-dependent enzyme — MENSPLFKSGHTACAGCGQAIAARLVIEAAGANTIVVNNTGCLEVFSTKYPDTAWGVPWIHSLFENSAAVASGVEAALIYLGKKDATNVIAQGGDGSTGDIGLQALSGMLERGHDILYVCYDNEAYMNTGVQRSGLTPFDTNTTTSPAGAQSSGNIRPKKPVPEICLAHGIPYVATASVGFPQDLSRKVKKAISIKGPKYIQIHASCPLGWRHESNQMLPVAKLAVETGLYPLFEYENGVLTGRKQISPKPVEEYLKTQGRFKHLLNNPEEIKKIQEIADNNIKKYNLKLEA; from the coding sequence ATGGAGAATAGCCCTTTATTTAAATCCGGACATACTGCTTGCGCCGGCTGCGGACAGGCGATTGCCGCGCGTTTAGTTATTGAAGCAGCGGGAGCAAACACGATCGTCGTCAATAACACCGGCTGCCTGGAAGTTTTTTCGACCAAGTACCCGGATACTGCCTGGGGGGTTCCCTGGATCCATTCCTTGTTTGAAAATTCCGCGGCGGTTGCATCCGGGGTTGAGGCAGCGCTGATCTATTTAGGTAAAAAGGACGCGACTAATGTTATTGCTCAGGGCGGTGATGGCTCAACCGGGGATATTGGCTTGCAGGCCTTAAGCGGCATGCTTGAACGCGGCCATGATATTTTGTATGTCTGTTATGATAACGAAGCCTACATGAATACCGGAGTGCAAAGAAGCGGGCTTACTCCTTTTGATACAAACACTACGACTAGCCCGGCGGGCGCGCAGTCTTCGGGAAACATCCGGCCCAAAAAACCGGTGCCTGAGATTTGCCTGGCGCACGGGATTCCTTATGTGGCCACGGCTTCGGTTGGTTTTCCGCAGGACTTATCGCGTAAAGTAAAAAAGGCAATTTCGATCAAAGGCCCGAAATATATCCAGATCCACGCGTCTTGCCCTTTAGGTTGGCGGCATGAATCAAATCAGATGCTGCCGGTTGCAAAATTAGCGGTAGAAACCGGGCTTTATCCTTTATTCGAATATGAAAACGGCGTATTGACCGGCCGTAAACAAATTAGCCCTAAACCGGTTGAAGAATATTTAAAGACCCAGGGCAGGTTTAAACATCTCCTCAATAATCCTGAAGAGATCAAAAAAATCCAGGAGATTGCGGATAATAATATAAAGAAGTACAATTTGAAGCTAGAAGCTTAA
- a CDS encoding TIGR00730 family Rossman fold protein yields the protein MVKAKACPNGLLERDDFTQEDTWRIFRIMSEFVDGFEVLSKIGRAVSIFGSARSKPDTKFYKLGEETAYYIAKAGYAVITGSGPGLMEAANRGTKRAGGQSIGLNIHIPCEQKPNKYVDTLLDFRYFFIRKVMFVKYAKAFVILPGGYGTLDEFFEAINLIQTQRISKFPVVLLGSEYWKGLIDWLKDMVYKHGNISKEDLNIFIIVDKPQEVAAAIKKFYANA from the coding sequence ATGGTAAAAGCTAAAGCTTGCCCCAATGGTTTATTGGAAAGAGATGATTTTACGCAGGAGGATACCTGGCGGATATTTCGGATTATGTCGGAGTTTGTTGACGGCTTCGAAGTCCTCTCGAAAATCGGAAGAGCAGTTTCTATCTTTGGTTCAGCGCGGAGCAAGCCGGATACTAAATTTTACAAGCTGGGTGAAGAGACGGCCTATTATATTGCCAAGGCAGGATACGCGGTAATTACCGGAAGCGGCCCGGGCTTAATGGAAGCAGCCAACCGGGGAACCAAAAGAGCCGGCGGCCAATCGATCGGGTTAAATATACATATACCTTGCGAGCAGAAGCCGAATAAATACGTGGATACCTTGCTGGATTTCCGTTATTTCTTCATCCGGAAGGTAATGTTTGTCAAATACGCCAAGGCATTTGTGATTTTGCCCGGCGGATACGGCACGCTGGATGAATTTTTTGAGGCGATTAACCTGATCCAGACCCAAAGGATTTCTAAGTTTCCGGTTGTTTTACTGGGCTCCGAATATTGGAAAGGATTGATCGACTGGTTAAAAGACATGGTTTATAAACACGGTAATATCAGTAAAGAAGACCTGAATATCTTTATTATCGTCGATAAGCCGCAAGAGGTAGCCGCGGCAATCAAGAAATTCTATGCTAACGCCTAA
- the purL gene encoding phosphoribosylformylglycinamidine synthase subunit PurL yields the protein MRYKIEVVDKPGIFDAVGAAVAKDIFDLGIADVKEVRFIQAYTLEGNLAQGQIISICQELLTDKVAQDYKILSDQSDNSLKANQHIVEVVYNPGVMDPVEASVLKGIRDLGITTVESVKTAKKYIIFGKLSSSQLKTISEKLLYNKLIQHVISPGLIEGDTKHLPGYRFNLITVDLLGATDAKLLELSKKGQLFLNLNEMRQIRDYFRKIKRNPTDCELETIAQTWSEHCYHKTFRGNIAYKESKAAPALGNTAIKNLLKSTIMKATKELNKDWCVSVFKDNSGVIKFDKENNICFKVETHNHPSALEPFGGANTGIGGVIRDSMGTGLGAKPILNSDIFCFAPPDLAFNKVPVGSLHPKRVMKGVVSGVRDYGNKMGIPTVNGAILFHEHFAGNPLVYCGTVGIIPKDKSFKQTNKGDLIVVVGGATGRDGIHGATFSSGELTHESETVSSGAVQIGNPIEEKKVLDTILQAREQNLYTAVTDCGAGGLSSAVGEMGAELGAKVYLDRVPLKYSGLSYMEIWISESQERMVISVPPKNIEKLISIFANENVRAAVIGEFTGTKRLELFYQDNLVCDLDMHFLHEGIPQIAKKAVYIQSKHREPKITEKKNFTVDLLKLLAHYDICSKEWVVRQYDHEVQGGSIIKPLAGLQNDGPSDASVTKPLFDSNKGIIISNGINFRFGFIDPYWMAASCIDEALRQIISVGGSLKEVAILDNFCWGNPDKPDRLGGLVRAAYGCYHTAKAYGLPFISGKDSFYNEFNVHGKSTPIPGTLLISAISVMDDVNKAVSMYAKEAGNLIYVVGKTRDELGGSHYYDLYKAVGNQVPKVYHQDAKKTFSALSKATEKGLVKSMHDCSDGGLAVALAEVAFSGGLGMEIFLAEAPYQSPDKRNDFLLFSESNSRFVVEVEKASQKEFERLLKGASFGLAGCLTKRPDFKIFGLDGKVCLDADINKLKETWKEPLKW from the coding sequence ATGCGGTACAAAATCGAAGTAGTGGATAAGCCCGGTATTTTTGACGCTGTCGGGGCGGCTGTAGCCAAGGATATTTTTGACCTGGGGATTGCCGACGTAAAAGAGGTGAGGTTTATCCAGGCTTATACTTTAGAAGGTAATTTAGCGCAAGGCCAAATTATAAGTATCTGCCAGGAGCTTTTAACGGATAAAGTCGCGCAGGATTACAAAATCTTATCTGATCAGTCAGATAATTCTCTTAAAGCCAATCAGCATATTGTCGAGGTCGTCTATAACCCGGGAGTAATGGATCCGGTTGAGGCATCAGTTTTAAAAGGTATCCGGGATTTAGGGATTACCACAGTTGAATCGGTAAAGACCGCGAAAAAATATATCATCTTCGGCAAGCTTTCTTCCTCCCAGCTAAAAACCATTTCCGAAAAACTTCTTTATAACAAACTTATCCAGCATGTAATCAGCCCCGGACTTATTGAAGGGGACACCAAACATCTGCCCGGCTACCGGTTTAATCTGATTACGGTAGATTTGTTGGGGGCAACGGATGCTAAACTTTTAGAGCTTAGTAAAAAGGGCCAGCTATTTTTAAATTTAAATGAGATGCGCCAGATCCGGGATTATTTCCGTAAGATCAAGCGTAATCCCACTGACTGCGAATTGGAAACAATCGCCCAAACCTGGTCTGAGCATTGCTACCATAAAACCTTCCGCGGCAACATTGCTTATAAAGAAAGTAAAGCCGCGCCCGCGCTTGGCAACACAGCGATCAAAAACCTGCTTAAGTCGACAATTATGAAAGCCACCAAGGAGTTAAATAAGGATTGGTGCGTTTCCGTATTTAAAGATAACTCCGGAGTAATTAAATTCGATAAAGAGAATAATATTTGTTTTAAAGTGGAAACACACAATCATCCTTCGGCATTAGAGCCTTTTGGCGGGGCAAATACCGGTATCGGCGGAGTAATCCGTGATTCCATGGGCACCGGGCTGGGGGCAAAGCCGATTTTAAACAGCGATATATTTTGTTTTGCTCCTCCGGATCTGGCGTTTAACAAGGTTCCGGTTGGTTCATTGCATCCTAAGCGGGTGATGAAGGGGGTAGTCAGCGGAGTGCGTGATTATGGAAATAAAATGGGAATTCCCACGGTAAATGGCGCGATATTATTCCATGAACACTTTGCGGGCAATCCGCTGGTCTATTGCGGCACAGTGGGAATTATTCCCAAAGATAAATCTTTCAAGCAAACAAATAAAGGAGATTTAATTGTAGTGGTAGGCGGGGCAACCGGCCGCGACGGAATTCACGGAGCAACTTTTTCTTCGGGTGAGCTGACCCATGAATCGGAAACTGTTTCCAGCGGCGCAGTGCAAATTGGCAATCCCATTGAAGAAAAAAAGGTTTTGGATACGATTTTACAGGCGCGCGAACAGAATTTATACACCGCCGTTACCGATTGCGGAGCAGGGGGATTGTCCAGCGCGGTAGGAGAGATGGGGGCGGAGTTAGGGGCCAAGGTTTATTTGGATCGTGTCCCTTTAAAATATTCCGGCCTTTCTTATATGGAGATCTGGATTTCTGAGTCGCAGGAAAGAATGGTAATTTCAGTCCCGCCTAAAAATATCGAAAAGTTAATTAGTATATTTGCCAATGAAAATGTCCGCGCCGCGGTAATCGGAGAGTTTACCGGCACCAAAAGATTAGAGCTTTTTTATCAGGATAATCTGGTTTGCGATTTGGATATGCATTTTTTACATGAAGGCATACCGCAGATTGCTAAGAAAGCAGTTTACATCCAAAGCAAACACAGGGAACCAAAGATTACTGAAAAGAAAAATTTTACCGTGGATTTATTAAAACTGCTCGCCCATTATGATATTTGCTCTAAAGAATGGGTGGTGCGTCAATACGATCATGAAGTGCAGGGCGGCTCGATTATCAAACCTTTGGCCGGACTTCAAAATGATGGGCCAAGCGATGCCAGTGTAACCAAGCCGTTATTTGATTCCAATAAAGGGATCATTATTTCTAACGGCATAAATTTTCGTTTTGGTTTTATCGATCCTTACTGGATGGCGGCTTCCTGTATTGATGAGGCCTTGCGCCAGATTATCAGCGTGGGCGGTTCATTAAAAGAGGTAGCGATTCTGGATAATTTTTGCTGGGGTAATCCCGATAAGCCGGATCGCTTAGGCGGCTTGGTCCGCGCGGCTTACGGCTGTTATCATACCGCCAAAGCTTATGGCCTGCCGTTTATTTCGGGAAAGGATAGCTTTTATAACGAGTTCAACGTGCACGGTAAATCTACGCCGATTCCGGGCACGCTGCTGATTTCGGCAATCAGCGTCATGGATGATGTGAATAAAGCAGTGTCGATGTATGCCAAAGAAGCCGGTAATTTAATTTATGTCGTGGGTAAGACCCGCGATGAATTAGGCGGCTCGCATTATTATGATTTATACAAGGCAGTGGGGAACCAAGTGCCCAAGGTTTATCATCAGGATGCAAAGAAAACTTTTAGCGCCTTGAGTAAGGCAACAGAAAAAGGTTTGGTTAAGTCGATGCACGATTGCTCTGACGGAGGCTTGGCTGTGGCTTTGGCTGAAGTTGCTTTTAGCGGCGGCTTAGGCATGGAAATATTTTTGGCAGAGGCTCCCTATCAGTCGCCTGATAAGCGCAATGATTTTCTGCTTTTTTCAGAGTCAAACTCCCGTTTTGTGGTGGAGGTGGAGAAGGCCAGCCAAAAAGAATTTGAAAGACTTTTAAAAGGCGCTTCTTTTGGCCTGGCAGGGTGTTTAACCAAGAGACCTGATTTTAAAATATTTGGTTTAGACGGAAAAGTTTGCCTGGATGCCGATATTAATAAGTTAAAAGAAACCTGGAAGGAGCCGTTAAAATGGTAA
- a CDS encoding SurA N-terminal domain-containing protein, with amino-acid sequence MLKILRNKKTAKKVWIGLAIIIIPAFALWGFGGAFRSKEETAAVGRIFGHNVSNLEFKESLSAVRTSATMQFGDKLPEIEKYLNLQAQAWQRLILLHEAKVRKITVSDKEVISTIQSSPYFQDKYGFSNKVYVETLRYVFRLQPRIFEEQMRQSLTLAKLYDQVTKDVKLSDEQIRQKYTEVNQELNIHYIASLFSDFAAKIKPTDKEIASFFDKNKAMFKEPPAKDKPARIPELAEIKDKVKDALIKEGAKKTAEDKIKECAEILKKEEFIQAAKASGLKTGQTAFFKSSGQIENLGAAEIFWNTAKKLKDKELSSTLSNEKGYYIIKLGLIKPIEEAKFAKEKQEFSQKLISEKKSEVFGKFTEELIKKAQ; translated from the coding sequence ATGTTAAAAATTTTACGCAATAAGAAAACCGCGAAAAAAGTCTGGATTGGCCTGGCCATAATTATTATCCCTGCCTTTGCGCTTTGGGGATTTGGAGGGGCATTCCGCAGTAAAGAAGAAACTGCCGCTGTCGGAAGGATCTTTGGCCATAATGTCTCAAATCTTGAGTTTAAAGAATCCCTCTCAGCCGTAAGAACCTCCGCTACTATGCAATTCGGAGACAAACTCCCGGAGATTGAGAAATACTTAAACTTACAGGCGCAAGCCTGGCAGAGGTTAATCCTTTTGCATGAAGCAAAAGTACGTAAAATCACCGTAAGCGACAAAGAGGTTATCAGCACAATTCAAAGCTCCCCTTATTTTCAGGACAAATACGGCTTTAGCAATAAGGTTTATGTTGAAACCTTGCGTTATGTCTTTAGGCTGCAGCCGCGCATCTTTGAGGAACAGATGCGCCAGAGTCTAACCCTGGCTAAACTTTACGATCAGGTAACTAAAGATGTAAAATTAAGCGATGAACAGATCCGCCAGAAATACACAGAAGTCAATCAAGAATTAAACATCCATTATATTGCCAGCTTATTTTCCGACTTTGCCGCAAAAATTAAACCCACTGATAAAGAAATCGCTTCTTTCTTTGACAAAAATAAAGCTATGTTTAAAGAACCTCCGGCTAAAGATAAACCGGCGCGGATTCCGGAGTTAGCCGAGATTAAGGACAAAGTTAAAGACGCTTTAATCAAAGAAGGGGCTAAAAAAACAGCAGAGGATAAAATAAAGGAATGCGCGGAAATTCTAAAAAAGGAGGAATTTATTCAGGCAGCCAAAGCCAGCGGCCTGAAAACCGGCCAAACCGCCTTCTTCAAATCCAGCGGCCAGATCGAAAACCTGGGAGCTGCGGAAATTTTCTGGAATACCGCCAAAAAGCTAAAAGATAAAGAGCTAAGCAGTACGCTTTCTAATGAAAAGGGCTATTATATTATCAAGCTGGGTTTGATTAAACCTATCGAAGAAGCTAAATTCGCCAAGGAAAAACAGGAATTTAGCCAGAAATTAATCTCTGAAAAGAAAAGCGAAGTTTTTGGTAAGTTTACTGAAGAGTTAATTAAAAAGGCGCAATAA
- a CDS encoding 2-oxoacid:acceptor oxidoreductase family protein — protein sequence MKEIRIHARAGQGAITTAALLGFSYFNEGKYPYAFPNFGAARMGAPMNAFVRVDTDPVRLRSQIYEPDYVIIVDPTLMRGYNCFSGLKDDGVAIINGKEDLELPKLKAKQKVFVVPANEIALKNIGRPLGNTALIGAFAAATGELKLDNLIAVVKNRFKGKAQEGNIQAVKEGFEFVKNKLKG from the coding sequence ATGAAAGAAATCAGAATCCATGCCCGCGCCGGCCAGGGCGCAATCACTACCGCGGCATTGTTAGGGTTTAGCTACTTTAACGAAGGTAAATACCCTTATGCCTTTCCCAACTTCGGAGCAGCCCGGATGGGGGCGCCGATGAACGCCTTTGTGCGCGTAGATACTGACCCGGTGCGTCTGCGCAGCCAGATTTATGAGCCTGACTACGTAATTATCGTTGATCCGACCCTTATGCGCGGTTATAACTGTTTTTCCGGATTAAAGGATGATGGGGTAGCGATTATTAACGGCAAAGAAGACCTGGAGCTGCCCAAATTAAAAGCCAAGCAAAAAGTCTTTGTAGTCCCGGCTAATGAAATTGCTTTAAAAAACATCGGCCGGCCGTTAGGCAATACCGCTTTAATCGGGGCATTCGCCGCGGCTACCGGAGAATTAAAATTAGATAATCTTATCGCGGTAGTCAAAAATCGTTTTAAGGGTAAGGCCCAGGAAGGCAATATCCAGGCAGTTAAAGAAGGTTTTGAATTTGTTAAAAATAAACTAAAAGGATAA
- a CDS encoding ferritin-like domain-containing protein produces the protein MGKQARAIVDLSLKDLVKDLNKAYCDEWLAFYLYWYMAQIVSGRAYEDIQEMLEKLAKDELEHAGELADLIIKLGDVPPANPMELEKGANSPYLMPPKNTADINRIIRIVTEAEAGAIEVYNKIAKKTLGKDNVTYQLVTHILSEEVTHEEMFENLLER, from the coding sequence ATGGGAAAACAAGCAAGGGCAATTGTCGATTTAAGCTTAAAAGACCTGGTTAAGGATTTAAATAAAGCGTATTGCGATGAATGGCTGGCATTTTATCTTTACTGGTACATGGCCCAGATTGTTTCCGGCCGCGCCTATGAAGATATACAGGAGATGTTAGAGAAATTAGCCAAGGATGAATTGGAGCATGCCGGTGAATTGGCGGATTTAATTATCAAGCTTGGCGATGTTCCTCCAGCCAATCCGATGGAGTTAGAAAAAGGGGCCAATTCCCCTTATTTAATGCCTCCGAAGAATACCGCCGATATTAATCGGATTATCCGGATTGTAACTGAGGCAGAGGCAGGGGCAATTGAGGTTTATAATAAGATTGCCAAGAAGACACTCGGCAAAGACAATGTTACTTATCAGCTGGTTACCCATATATTGAGCGAAGAAGTAACGCACGAAGAGATGTTTGAAAATCTTTTGGAAAGATAA